Below is a window of Quercus robur chromosome 6, dhQueRobu3.1, whole genome shotgun sequence DNA.
TCACTCTAGGAACGAGGCCTTAatgtgcaaggtgttcccaTCCAATCTGGGGTCtgtggcaatgagatggtttgacTGTCTGAGGGAAGGTTCTATTAGCTCCTTTAAAGAGCTCATCAGGGCATTTGGGCCCGATTTGTGACTTGCAatagggttcctcggcctttaGACTCCCTATTGTTTATGACCATGGGAGAAATGGAGACCCTAAAAACATAATCAGACAAATATCGGGAGATATTCAATGAGATTGATAGGGACTTTGATGATGTGGCCCTAAAGACTTTCAAGGTCGGCTTACCTGTTGAGCATGATTTGAGAAAGTCGTTGACCAAGAAGTCTGTAAGGAGTGTACGTCGGCTTATGGACCGTATAGACGAGTATAAACGGGTCAAGGAAGACCAGCAGCAAGGGAAAGGGAAAGCTAAGGTTATCCTTCAGGATAGGAGGGATTTCAAGTCAGATAGATACAACAATAATTGGCCCCGAAGAGCCTTTGCGGGGCAATCAATCTAGTGCTACCCAGGTGGTTGGCATAGTATTCAAGGAACCAGTGCATCAAGTCTTGAAAAAGATTAAGAATGAGTCATACTTTAGATGACTAAACAAAATGGGAGAAGACCCAATGAAGCGCAATCAAAGCCTtcattgccaataccaccaagAGTGAGGACATACCACGAAAGATTGCAGAACTTTGTGGAATCATCTGGAACAGTTGGTCAGAGATGGAAAGTTGAAGCAATTTCTACACCAATCCATTGGGCAAAGCGGCCAGGTAGGATCCAGATCTCAAAGAAATGCTTCTTCAAGGCCACCTTTGGGcacaattaatgtcatcttCACTACTTTGGGGCGAATTGGTTCTCACCCCTCAAAGTGATGTCTGTGGCTTGGCCACTTGTCGAGGATTCTTACCTTGAGCCGAAAAGGGCTAGGATAGAGATCCAACCAGCATTAAGCTTCTTGGATAAGGACAAGGTTAGGACATATAGCCACATGATAATGCCCTGGTGGTCACCCTCAAGATGGAGGTATGATGTGAAAGAGGTATAATGTGAAAAGGGTATGATGATCCTTAGAGAAGATTGTTGTAGATGATGATTCAGAGAAGTtctttcaagtcagagctcagttGCCTCCTtgagagaaggaagagctgatagtgtttcttaaaagaaatattgacATGTTTGCATAGAGTACTTATAAAGCTCTTGGGGTGGATTCGAACTTCATCTACCATCATTTAAATGTCAATCCGTTCGTCATTCCTAAAAAGCAACCACCCTGACACTCATCTAAGGACAATTTTGATGCTGTCAAGGATAAGGTGACCAAATTTAAGCAAGTCGGGGCTATTAAATTACCTTGAATGGCTAGCCAATACTGTAgtggtgaaaaagaagagtGGAAAGTGGTGGGTATGTATGGACTTCACAAATTTGAACAAGGCTTGTCTAAAAGATCATTTCCCCATTCCTCGGATAGACCAGCTAGTGGATGCAACAGTAAGCCATTCTTagatgagctttttggatgcctttcagggatatcaccaaataccatTGGCTCTAGATGATCAGGAAAAGACTTCTTTTGTCACTCCTATTGGAAAttaccactataaggtgataccctttggattgaagaatgcagggTCTACCTATCAGAAGATGATAACCAGGATGTTTAAGCCACAATTAGGCAAAAATATTGAAGTTTATATTGATGgtatggtggtgaagagtaaggtGGTGAGCACAAAGGAGACCTCgggaatatttttgaaatactaAGGAAACACAAACTGCGCCTCAATGCTTCCGAGTGCTCTTTTGGCGTGGGTTCAAGAAAATTTATGGGCTATATGGTCACTCATCGTGGAATTGAGGTCAACCTTAATCAAGTTAAGGCAATTAACAGTTTACAGCCACCTTGGAATCCTAAAAAAGTCTAGAAATTAACAGGATTGACTATCACTTTGAACCGGTTTATCTCTCAATCAGTAGACACGTGCAGACCTTTCTTCCAGTTGTTGaataaatggaagggatttgagtggaccgAGGAGTGCACATTGGCCTTCCAGCAGTTTAAGGAATACCTTTCTTGGCCACCTGTTATGTCCAGGCCCGAGGTGGATGAGGTCTTGTTTGCTTACATTGTTGTGGCTTCCCATGCCGTGAGCTTAGTGCTAATATGGGTTGACAGTGGTATGTAGAGGCTAGTTTACTATGTAAGCAAGTCGTTGCATAAAGTCGAGGTTTGTTATTTACCACTAGAGAAGGCCATTTTGGCAGTAGTACATGCTACCTGTAAACTCCTTCACTACTTCCAATCCCACACAGTTCTTGTTTTAACCCAACTTCTACTTCGATCACTACTTCGGAATGCTGATTACACTGGAAGGGTTGCCAAGTGGGGTATGATCCTAGGGGCTTTTAACATTAAGTATATGGCTCGCACCTCTATCAAGGACCAGGTCCTCGTGGATTTGGTGGCCTAGTTTGCTAAATCCCCATTAGAAGAAGAGATAGAGAAGCaggacatggatggaaaattagtTAGCGTGGTCTCCTTGCAAGATCCTTTATCCCGGAGGCTATTCGTTAATGGTGCAACGAATCAAAGAGGATCTGGAGTGGGGTTAGTTTTAATATCTCCTGAGAAAATCATTATTGAGAAATCCTTAAGATTGGGTTTCTCGGCCACAAACAATGAGGCTAAATATGAGGCTCTATTAGTAGGGATGATCATGGTtcagaaaatgggaggaaaagtAATGGAGATATTCTTTGATTTAAGGTTGGTTATAGGCCAAGTGAAGGGAGAGTTGGAGGCCAGGGATGTGAGGATGCAAGAATACTTAAATCAGGTTAGGCACTTACAATCAGGGTTTGAATCTTTCAACTTACTGCACATCTCTAGAAGCAAAAAcacccatgctgattctctGGCCACTTTTTCAACCTCTTCGGCGCAGAGATTGCCTCAGGTTATCCTTGTTGAGGACTTGTGCAAACCTAttgaaatgaagaaagagatggtttaaattcatcaaattagagtgggacctagctggatggactctATCATGCTATTCCTTAAGGAGGATATCTTGCTCGAGGGAAAGTCCAAGGCTGACAAAGTGCGAAGAAAAGCTCCTCGATTTTAGCTATCTGaggaccaaaagttgtacaagTGCTCTTTTTCTAGGTCATATTTGTTATGCATACACCCTGAGGCATCAGAGCTACTCCTAaaggagttacatgaagggatcTATGAGAGCCACACAAGAGGCAGGTCTTTATCTCACAAAGCCTTCACTCGGGGATATTGGTGGCTGAATATgcagaaagaaacacaagagtatgtgaagaaatgtgaccaatgccaaagattcgccccaaacATTTATCAACCAGGGGGTGTCATTAATCCTTTGTCTACTCTTAGCCTTTTACTtagtggggcttggatattgtaggGCCATTCCCTAAGATAGTAGGGAATAAGAAATGGTTGTTGGTCGGCAcggattacttcaccaagtgggttgaagctgaaccaTTGGCAAATATAAGAGATGTGAATGCCAAgagatttgtttggaaaaatattgtcacccGGTTTGGGATCACTTATACCCTCATCTTGGACATTGACCTTCAATTTGACAGCAAGGCCTTTAAGAGGTACTGTTGTGATATGGGCACTATGAATAGGTATTCCATCCCAGCTTATCCATAGGGGAATGGACAAGCTAAGGCTGTCAATAAGGTGATAGTAAACAAACTCAAGAAGAGGCTAGATGATGAAAatggaaaatgggtggaagagttgCCACACGTCCTTTGGACATATCAGACTACACCTCGTAGGTCAACAGGGAAGATCTCCATTTTAATGACTTATTGAGTCGAAGCTGTGATTCCTCTAGAAACTGGATTCCCAACACTAGGGACGAGTTCTTTCACTTCGAGCAACAACGATGGGTTGTTAGAGAAGGGTTTAGACTTGATTGAAAAACGATGAGAAAATGTCATGGTTCAATTGGCATATTATTAACATAAACTCAAGTAAGGATACGACGACAACGTGAGGTTAATGTTATTAGTGCCTGGAGACTTGGTATTGAGAAAGGTTTTGGGTACTGCAAAGAACCCAGCATGGGGAAAGTCAAGGCCCAACTGGGTAGGGTCATATCGCATCACCTCGGTGGTTGGAATATGCGCATATTATCTtgaagatttagatgaaaatgttgtaacacGCCCCTAGAGTGTAAATAACCTGcgaatgtattattattaatgaaagtcttTTTTGCCATATTTTCGTTTATTACATTATGCGTTATACTTCTCATTTgcttaagtgttaaatagaattttagttatgcttggctcttcggaccacatactCTGAGTAAATTAATGCTTcctattatttttctaagtgttaaacaaaccttggtcatgcctagttcctcgaaccacataccttgggtaaattaatacttcttattatctatttaaatatcaaatagaaccttggtcataCCTTACTCCTCAGACcatataccttgggtaaattgatattttcaatCACTCTTCCTAAGTGTTAAACATAACCTTATTCATGTCTAGTTtttcggaccacatactttgggtaaattaatacttcacatcattttcctaagtgttaaacagaaccttaaacATGCCTAAtttctcggaccacatacttttagtaaattaatacttcacatcatttttctaagtgttaaacaaaattttaatcatgtttggttcctcagaccacatactttgagtaaattaatacttcacatcatttttctaagtgttaaacagaacattAGTCATgcatggttcctcggaccacatactttgagtaaattaatacttcacattattttcctaagtgttaaatagaaccttagtcatgcctagtTCCTTGAACCACATActttgagtaaattaatacttcacatcatttttctaagtgttaaacagaaccttagtcatgcctagttcctcggaccacattctttggataaattaatacttcacattatttttctaagtgttaaacggaaccttagttatgtccggttcctcgaaccacatactttggataaattaatacttcatatcattttcctaagtgttaaacggaaccttagtcatgcctggttccttggaccacatactttgggtaaattaatacttcatatcATTTTcctaaatgttaaacagaattTTAGTCATgcttggttcctcggaccacatactttgggcaaattaatatttcttattatttatttaagtatcAAATAGAACCAGCCATGCTGAATGGTAAAGATCTTCATTGTGGTGATATGATCAAATAGACACTTATGACTatcacttaaagcatttgcAAGTGTATTTATGATTTGTGTGAGAATTGATTATCACCCCCAGTTCCTTAGACTTACTAATAAGTGGGGAATTAGGTGAAGCCAGACATATATGGATATTCTActattgtatatgtttttgagGTTAAGGTTATACTTTGTTGAGATTGTGGACTTAGCAGGTCTAACCTATCCTGTTGCTGATCATGTGAGGTGTGGTAACTATGCTACCACTTATGCGGATAACTAAATGGAGCTATATCTCATTGTCACGTTGGTAAACTGTTAAATGAAACAGAAAATATGTTTGGATCCACATAAACATCACAAGTATGAAAGAAAAGCTTACAATTATCGTTAAGCTAAGCctctaaaaaaggaaaatagattACAAAAGAGTGAATGGATTACAGAGCTTGGAAACAAAAAcgacagataaaaaaaaaaaaaaaaaaaaggacaactTATGgcttcatttttattaaaagtttgtTATTTGGAGTCTTAGGAGGCTGGGTGGAGGCTGCCGTGGAGGATGCTGGACCTTTACCTTTAAGGTCTTCCTTGGTAGGTATAGGGAGAGTTGCCAACACAATTTCCATGTTGTGGGAAGCCTCTTTCTCCTTGGAGGAGTCTTTGGAGGCAGCTGAAGGCAGGGTGGCATTATGGGCCACTTCCTTAGTAATGTCTGTTGCCTTTTCAGCTCTACCTCCTTGGGGGAGGGGGGATGTTGGCTGTAAGAAGATCTTTGGTTGGGATTTCCTTGCCTTTATCTACCTCCTTAGAGGCAGTGTTAGCCTTGGAGCCCGAGGCATGGATGGCTGCAGGGTAGTACACACTCTCTGCTCTCCTAAGGGCAGAGAAGGCCCCAACGCCAACTTGGTCAAAGGCCTCGTTCCACACTTGGAGGTAGTAGAATATGCACACCTTCGAGATCTCAATGTTGAGGGCTTCCTTAGTCTCTACCACACCCATGTCGTATCCGTCTTACTCAGCTTGCTCCTTGGCCTTCTTGGCCTTCTCCAATTTCTTTGTCAAGACTTTAACTTGGCTTTTGGCTGTGGAGAGCTCATCCTCGGCCTGGCGGAGCTACTTGCGCTAAACCTCTGCCTGCCTTTCCACCCCATTTAAAGCGGCCTTGGCGCTTTTCTTGTCCCATTCAGCTTCAGCTAGCTTAGTGTTGAGCTCTTGTGATTTTTTCTTTGCTAACTCAAAAGCTTTCACGGTGGCAACGCGCATAGCCTCCTCTTCCTTCATTGATTTGTGAGAGCTGATAGCTATTTCCCCAGCTCTGTGGGCAGCTTGGATAGCctgtaaaaaaaatgtaataaaatgaAAGACAAGAAAATACATAGGTTAGAGAAGTTGAGTATAAGTACAAgtataaaagaaattattactATGATAATGGGATAAGGAGGGTAGTTAGTGGACTTACCAAAGCGAGGTCTCTCTTTAGACTGAGGAACACTTCATGCTTCCTTATCAACCTCAGGTCGGCCATATCTCCGGGGAGTAGTAAGGCCTGCTTCACGGCATTAGCAACATATCCTGCCCTCCCCTCCTGGAAATCCCTGATGGATGCATTAGTAAGTAAGGTAGCTCCGTCCAGCACTAGAGCGGGCGTCTAGGCAGGGACCCCAACTTGGGAGTCACCTATCTTATCCACCAAGGTTTGTGCTACCTTGGCTTGCTTAACTCCCTTTTAAAGCTCGACCTCCTTAGGGAAGGGGTCCTTCCCTCCTTCCACCACTTCGTGACTCTTCTGATCCCTTTTCCTTTTGTGATCAGTAGGGTTAGGTCAGAGACGTTGAGTAGGCGGAAGGGGAGGAAGCTTGGCCTAAGTAGTCTTCTCTTGCACCTTACTCCCAACTTGGGACACCATGACCTCCAAAAGACCAGTCTTGGGCTTGCGTTGTATCCCCATGACTTCTGGAATGGAGGGTTCTCCTTGTGTCTGGCCTACTTAGGCTGAAGGCAAGTGACTGAAGTCACCGGTGGGAACCTCTGGGGATTCGGATCGATTGAAGACCTTGAAATCGTCCTTGGAATCAAGCACTTCAactacttttcctttttcttcttcttcctctctagAGCTGGCTGAGAAGGGATCATTTCATCCTCGGCCTTGCATTGAAGGATTGGTTCTACTTTTAGCAAACCTTGTGGTCCCGGACCTAGGTTAAGAAAGCCAGGCACAATGACATTGATCAATTGCAAGCGTAGGTCCTTCGCCTTTATCACTCACTTCAGTGCttgaaagttggacgagagcgGAGTGTAGCCTAGGATTAGGTGTGCCACTCTTAGCTAATCGTCACTGTGAACGAACACCTTGGCCTTTAGTATCTTGTCTAAGCTCAGCTGGTTGACAAGATATAAATTTGGAACAACGGCGTTCTTTTCTGCAAAACCATtcggaaaaaaagaaacatcttcaacaaaaaattgcacaaatcaaaggaaaaaattcaATTGCAAGCATAAACATGGACAAATGGGTACAAAACATGTCAAAGGAAAAATATGCGACTTTCAAGTAATAAACCTAGACCTAAAACCCCACTTGGTCTCCCCTCTCTCGTTAGGCAGGGGAGGCCATCGTGCCATTCTCTTGAAATGATCAGGAAATCTTTGGTCATGCATTTGTTGGAGTCAGGAAGGCATGAAATGAGTCTAACTCAGGGTACCTAGTTTTTAGGTAGTAACCCTGCCCTTTTAAGTGGTGAAGGTTATAGACCCCATTGGCATCGTGGTGGGTAAGGTTTAGACCCATTTTCTCATTTAGGGCGTCTACGCTACCtaaaatcctaaacatgtttggggcaCATTGGGTAGAGGCTAATCTATGAACCCTAAGGTAATCCCTAGTGACTATgcccatggggattctcatcCCTCTCTCTATAAAGGTAATCATTGGGATTACTACTTCTCCTTCCTGCCAATTAATGTGCCAGTCTCCTTCCTTACAATACCTAATGGAGACTCTTGGCGGGATCCTATATTGAGCTTTAAAGCTTTCTATACTCTCTGTAGAGTCTACCAAGTAAGAAAATCTACCCATTCCTGAGAGAGGATTGAAGGTAttaagaagataaggagaaaaTAGAAGGGCCGAGGAGGGAAGGGCTCTGttaaaagaaaagtagaaggaGAAATATATGAAGAGGTTTAAAAAAGACTTACGCGAAGATAGGAACTCTCCTCGGACTAGCTCTTGATATTTGTAAGGGCACAATTGAAGTGAGTAAGTGCGCAAGTGAAGTGAATGAGTGCAAAAGTGGAGTGAAAAGTGTTCGAACAATATTTGTATCATAGAGAAGAATAAGCGGGAAAATTCCCACCCGAGTTCTAATAAAATCCCCAGCCGTTGGATCCACATCGCACCGTAGAACATAGGGAACATGGAGCTGTAGAAATTTAATGAAGGCGCATCTCAGGTGCCAAAAAGTCAGGATCATGCGTTGGGCAGTTAAAAAGATACCTGCACAGATAGAGATGATATGTGATAAGGGCGAGATAATTGTAGTGATATTGAAACCCTCCTTTCTACCCAAGGAGCAAAAGAATAGAatttcgaggggctattgtagggatgaTAGGCCTAGTAGTATATGTTGGGCTAGAGACTTGGTCCGAGGACTCTTAGTAGTCTGAGGACGGGTAAACATTGTTATGTAAGTCGGCATTAGTGAATAAAGAAAGGGATTTAGTCATGATGGTCCAAGAAGGTGGTCTGAGGAGGAATGCTTTTTTGGTTGATCAGAAGGTGCAGTCTGCCATCAAGAGTAACACTCCGGGTAATTCCACCGTTAAGGATAAGTATCAGAAAGGAACAGGACAAAGGGAagctatgaaatatctaagagaaagctgctaccactacattgaatactctgcagctaactctttggctgcattaatgtggaagtgatacctgaacagtaattttcagc
It encodes the following:
- the LOC126690348 gene encoding uncharacterized protein LOC126690348 gives rise to the protein MHLEINRLRRRLRCKRRRGTPSSSDPSSNDDGDNSYHPRRRKESPSCQGLGNDVMGKALNQISKSPFTRRIEGGKLPQQFTQSTFTMYNGQTDPIEHVSYFNQSMTVHSRNEALMCKVFPSNLGSVAMRWFDCLREDKYREIFNEIDRDFDDVALKTFKVGLPVEHDLRKSLTKKSVRSVRRLMDRIDEYKRVKEDQQQGKGKAKVILQDRRDFKSDRYNNNWPRRAFAGQSI